Proteins from a single region of Oreochromis niloticus isolate F11D_XX linkage group LG7, O_niloticus_UMD_NMBU, whole genome shotgun sequence:
- the cabp1b gene encoding calcium-binding protein 1b isoform X1: protein MSSSLPKSESTTSLLRTSGPHRRSAHGDRGPHGHRSHRSHHHHPAGAGGSEDAVWREDCETSVRRPLCQPRHADSRHLSDHHRTPKSHTHRQPTPLADDDDDDEEYTEEDVGHRTNRHQKQHSRSSRSKQSHHHHHHHHDSTRGEMPPAAHPQGGSRHDRRTSPTPSYPKHQDDAAFFFESSERVITGSSSSLSSDAPATSAPVRPAASRKTKRLNAASSEYDSSLHPIVKSVFGQDQKKNYKAVQSCEEGGSGGAYLEPLVALAQNGANMHNVLGPACIFLRKGFAESRQADRELRPEEMDELREAFKEFDKDKDGFIGCKDLGNCMRTMGYMPTEMELIELSQQINMNLGGHVDFEDFVELMGPKLLAETADMIGVKELRDAFKEFDTNGDGEISTAELREAMKKLLGQQVGHRELEEILRDIDINGDGHVDFEEFVRMMSR from the exons ATGAGCTCATCTCTTCCCAAAAGCGAGTCGACCACCTCTCTGCTTAGAACATCGGGGCCCCACCGCAGGTCTGCCCACGGGGATCGCGGTCCCCACGGTCACAGGAGCCACCGCTCTCACCATCATCATCCCGCCGGAGCTGGAGGCAGCGAGGACGCGGTCTGGAGGGAAGACTGCGAGACCAGTGTGCGGAGACCTCTCTGCCAACCAAGACATGCCGACTCTCGACATTTAAGTGACCATCATCGGACGCCGAAAAGTCATACTCACCGGCAGCCGACcccactggctgatgatgatgatgatgatgaagaataCACCGAGGAGGATGTGGGGCACAGGACGAACAGGCATCAGAAACAGCATAGCAGGTCCTCGAGATCCAAACagtctcatcatcatcatcatcaccaccacgaCTCCACTCGAGGTGAGATGCCTCCCGCTGCGCATCCGCAGGGCGGATCCAGGCACGACAGGAGAACCTCGCCAACCCCATCTTATCCTAAACACCAGGACGATGCAGCTTTCTTCTTCGAGTCCAGCGAGAGAGTCATCACCGGGTCATCATCCAGCCTCAGCTCAGACGCACCTGCGACAAGCGCACCTGTCCGGCCAGCGGCCAGCCGCAAAACCAAAAGACTAAACGCAGCATCCTCTGAGTATGACTCCAGTCTCCATCCAATagtgaaatcagtttttgggCAG GACCAGAAGAAGAACTACAAAGCAGTGCAATCCTGTGAGGAGGGGGGATCTGGGGGGGCCTATCTTGAGCCACTAGTAGCCCTGGCCCAGAACGGAGCCAACATGCACAACGTACTGGGGCCTGCATGCATCTTTCTACGCAAGGGCTTCGCTGAGAGCCGGCAGGCT GATCGAGAGCTGAGGCCAGAAGAAATGGATG AGCTGCGCGAGGCCTTCAAGGAGTTTGACAAAGACAAAGATGGGTTCATTGGCTGTAAAGACCTGGGGAACTGCATGAGAACTATGGGATACATGCCAACAGAGATGGAGCTAATAGAACTGAGCCAGCAGATCAACATGAACT TGGGAGGACATGTTGACTTTGAAGACTTTGTTGAACTCATGGGGCCCAAACTTCTGGCTGAAACAGCAGACATGATAGGGGTGAAGGAGCTGAGGGATGCCTTCAAAGAG tTTGATACTAATGGTGACGGTGAGATTAGCACCGCAGAACTCAGAGAAGCCATGAAAAAACTTCTGGGACAGCAG GTTGGACACAGAGAACTGGAGGAAATACTACGAGACATTGACATCAACGGAGATGGACATGTAGACTTTGAAG AATTTGTGCGGATGATGTCTCGGTGA
- the cabp1b gene encoding calcium-binding protein 1b isoform X4 gives MHNVLGPACIFLRKGFAESRQADRELRPEEMDELREAFKEFDKDKDGFIGCKDLGNCMRTMGYMPTEMELIELSQQINMNLGGHVDFEDFVELMGPKLLAETADMIGVKELRDAFKEFDTNGDGEISTAELREAMKKLLGQQVGHRELEEILRDIDINGDGHVDFEEFVRMMSR, from the exons ATGCACAACGTACTGGGGCCTGCATGCATCTTTCTACGCAAGGGCTTCGCTGAGAGCCGGCAGGCT GATCGAGAGCTGAGGCCAGAAGAAATGGATG AGCTGCGCGAGGCCTTCAAGGAGTTTGACAAAGACAAAGATGGGTTCATTGGCTGTAAAGACCTGGGGAACTGCATGAGAACTATGGGATACATGCCAACAGAGATGGAGCTAATAGAACTGAGCCAGCAGATCAACATGAACT TGGGAGGACATGTTGACTTTGAAGACTTTGTTGAACTCATGGGGCCCAAACTTCTGGCTGAAACAGCAGACATGATAGGGGTGAAGGAGCTGAGGGATGCCTTCAAAGAG tTTGATACTAATGGTGACGGTGAGATTAGCACCGCAGAACTCAGAGAAGCCATGAAAAAACTTCTGGGACAGCAG GTTGGACACAGAGAACTGGAGGAAATACTACGAGACATTGACATCAACGGAGATGGACATGTAGACTTTGAAG AATTTGTGCGGATGATGTCTCGGTGA
- the cabp1b gene encoding calcium-binding protein 1b isoform X3, whose protein sequence is MGNSVKSLKIFTKKDQKKNYKAVQSCEEGGSGGAYLEPLVALAQNGANMHNVLGPACIFLRKGFAESRQADRELRPEEMDELREAFKEFDKDKDGFIGCKDLGNCMRTMGYMPTEMELIELSQQINMNLGGHVDFEDFVELMGPKLLAETADMIGVKELRDAFKEFDTNGDGEISTAELREAMKKLLGQQVGHRELEEILRDIDINGDGHVDFEEFVRMMSR, encoded by the exons ATGGGCAACTCTGTAAAGTCGCTTAAAATTTTCACCAAGAAG GACCAGAAGAAGAACTACAAAGCAGTGCAATCCTGTGAGGAGGGGGGATCTGGGGGGGCCTATCTTGAGCCACTAGTAGCCCTGGCCCAGAACGGAGCCAACATGCACAACGTACTGGGGCCTGCATGCATCTTTCTACGCAAGGGCTTCGCTGAGAGCCGGCAGGCT GATCGAGAGCTGAGGCCAGAAGAAATGGATG AGCTGCGCGAGGCCTTCAAGGAGTTTGACAAAGACAAAGATGGGTTCATTGGCTGTAAAGACCTGGGGAACTGCATGAGAACTATGGGATACATGCCAACAGAGATGGAGCTAATAGAACTGAGCCAGCAGATCAACATGAACT TGGGAGGACATGTTGACTTTGAAGACTTTGTTGAACTCATGGGGCCCAAACTTCTGGCTGAAACAGCAGACATGATAGGGGTGAAGGAGCTGAGGGATGCCTTCAAAGAG tTTGATACTAATGGTGACGGTGAGATTAGCACCGCAGAACTCAGAGAAGCCATGAAAAAACTTCTGGGACAGCAG GTTGGACACAGAGAACTGGAGGAAATACTACGAGACATTGACATCAACGGAGATGGACATGTAGACTTTGAAG AATTTGTGCGGATGATGTCTCGGTGA
- the cabp1b gene encoding calcium-binding protein 1b isoform X2, translated as MSSSLPKSESTTSLLRTSGPHRRSAHGDRGPHGHRSHRSHHHHPAGAGGSEDAVWREDCETSVRRPLCQPRHADSRHLSDHHRTPKSHTHRQPTPLADDDDDDEEYTEEDVGHRTNRHQKQHSRSSRSKQSHHHHHHHHDSTRGEMPPAAHPQGGSRHDRRTSPTPSYPKHQDDAAFFFESSERVITGSSSSLSSDAPATSAPVRPAASRKTKRLNAASSEYDSSLHPIVKSVFGQDRELRPEEMDELREAFKEFDKDKDGFIGCKDLGNCMRTMGYMPTEMELIELSQQINMNLGGHVDFEDFVELMGPKLLAETADMIGVKELRDAFKEFDTNGDGEISTAELREAMKKLLGQQVGHRELEEILRDIDINGDGHVDFEEFVRMMSR; from the exons ATGAGCTCATCTCTTCCCAAAAGCGAGTCGACCACCTCTCTGCTTAGAACATCGGGGCCCCACCGCAGGTCTGCCCACGGGGATCGCGGTCCCCACGGTCACAGGAGCCACCGCTCTCACCATCATCATCCCGCCGGAGCTGGAGGCAGCGAGGACGCGGTCTGGAGGGAAGACTGCGAGACCAGTGTGCGGAGACCTCTCTGCCAACCAAGACATGCCGACTCTCGACATTTAAGTGACCATCATCGGACGCCGAAAAGTCATACTCACCGGCAGCCGACcccactggctgatgatgatgatgatgatgaagaataCACCGAGGAGGATGTGGGGCACAGGACGAACAGGCATCAGAAACAGCATAGCAGGTCCTCGAGATCCAAACagtctcatcatcatcatcatcaccaccacgaCTCCACTCGAGGTGAGATGCCTCCCGCTGCGCATCCGCAGGGCGGATCCAGGCACGACAGGAGAACCTCGCCAACCCCATCTTATCCTAAACACCAGGACGATGCAGCTTTCTTCTTCGAGTCCAGCGAGAGAGTCATCACCGGGTCATCATCCAGCCTCAGCTCAGACGCACCTGCGACAAGCGCACCTGTCCGGCCAGCGGCCAGCCGCAAAACCAAAAGACTAAACGCAGCATCCTCTGAGTATGACTCCAGTCTCCATCCAATagtgaaatcagtttttgggCAG GATCGAGAGCTGAGGCCAGAAGAAATGGATG AGCTGCGCGAGGCCTTCAAGGAGTTTGACAAAGACAAAGATGGGTTCATTGGCTGTAAAGACCTGGGGAACTGCATGAGAACTATGGGATACATGCCAACAGAGATGGAGCTAATAGAACTGAGCCAGCAGATCAACATGAACT TGGGAGGACATGTTGACTTTGAAGACTTTGTTGAACTCATGGGGCCCAAACTTCTGGCTGAAACAGCAGACATGATAGGGGTGAAGGAGCTGAGGGATGCCTTCAAAGAG tTTGATACTAATGGTGACGGTGAGATTAGCACCGCAGAACTCAGAGAAGCCATGAAAAAACTTCTGGGACAGCAG GTTGGACACAGAGAACTGGAGGAAATACTACGAGACATTGACATCAACGGAGATGGACATGTAGACTTTGAAG AATTTGTGCGGATGATGTCTCGGTGA